A genomic region of Leeia speluncae contains the following coding sequences:
- the gltA gene encoding citrate synthase has translation MEKGKVSLNYGDNQSIELPVLSGSLGPDVIDIRTLGKTGMFTYDPGFLATSSCESKITFIDGDQGLLYYRGYPIEQLAENSDYLEVCYLLLNGELPTAEQKAEFDHLVMRHNMLHDQISSFFKGFRRDAHPMAVMVGVVGALSAFYHDSLDISDARHREISAFRLIAKLPTIAAQAYRYNKGLPFSYPKAGLSYSENFLHMMFSTPVAEYKVNPILARALDRIFTLHADHEQNASTSTVRLAGSSGANPFACIAAGIACLWGPAHGGANEAVLKMLNEIGDESRIPEFIARAKDKNDSFKLMGFGHRVYKNMDPRAKIMRETCYEVLNELGLHDSKLFKLAMSLEKIALEDEYFVSKKLYPNVDFYSGIVLSALGIPVSMFTPIFALSRTVGWISHWAEMISDPGMKIGRPRQLYTGAERRDYVPIEQR, from the coding sequence ATGGAAAAGGGTAAGGTTTCGTTAAATTACGGTGATAACCAGTCAATCGAGTTGCCAGTGCTTTCTGGCTCGCTGGGTCCTGATGTAATCGACATCCGCACACTCGGCAAGACCGGTATGTTCACTTATGATCCTGGCTTCTTGGCAACATCAAGCTGCGAATCAAAAATTACTTTTATCGATGGTGACCAAGGTCTGTTGTACTACCGTGGCTACCCAATCGAGCAGTTAGCAGAAAATAGCGATTATCTAGAAGTTTGTTATTTGCTATTGAATGGCGAATTGCCAACTGCAGAACAAAAAGCAGAATTTGACCATCTTGTGATGCGTCATAACATGCTTCATGATCAAATTTCATCATTCTTTAAAGGCTTCCGCCGCGATGCTCACCCAATGGCTGTCATGGTGGGTGTGGTTGGTGCGTTGTCTGCTTTCTACCACGATTCATTGGATATCAGCGATGCACGTCATCGCGAGATCTCTGCATTCCGCTTGATTGCGAAACTGCCTACAATTGCTGCTCAGGCTTATCGCTACAATAAAGGTTTGCCGTTCTCTTATCCAAAAGCTGGTTTGTCTTACTCTGAGAACTTCCTTCACATGATGTTCTCAACACCAGTTGCTGAATACAAAGTAAATCCAATTTTAGCTCGTGCACTTGATCGCATCTTCACCTTGCATGCAGATCACGAGCAAAATGCGTCAACTTCAACTGTTCGCTTGGCTGGTTCTTCTGGCGCTAACCCATTTGCATGTATTGCTGCTGGTATCGCATGTCTATGGGGCCCTGCGCACGGTGGTGCTAATGAAGCTGTTCTGAAAATGTTGAACGAAATCGGTGATGAATCTCGTATTCCTGAGTTCATTGCACGTGCTAAAGACAAGAACGATAGCTTCAAGCTAATGGGCTTTGGTCACCGTGTTTACAAAAACATGGATCCACGCGCGAAAATCATGCGTGAGACCTGCTACGAAGTATTGAACGAACTAGGTCTACACGACAGCAAACTATTCAAGCTAGCAATGAGCTTAGAAAAGATTGCGCTAGAAGACGAATACTTTGTATCTAAGAAATTGTACCCGAACGTAGACTTCTACTCAGGCATCGTACTTTCTGCCTTGGGTATTCCTGTTTCTATGTTCACCCCGATCTTTGCTCTGTCTCGTACAGTAGGCTGGATCTCTCACTGGGCAGAAATGATTTCTGATCCAGGTATGAAGATCGGTCGTCCACGTCAGTTGTACACTGGCGCAGAACGTCGCGACTACGTACCAATCGAGCAACGCTAA
- a CDS encoding FAD assembly factor SdhE, which produces MSDFDKIRWRSRRGLLELDIILERFLISEWNGLTKEEQDIYVEILEELDNDLLDLINERKENTNPRWDSMVAKLRAA; this is translated from the coding sequence ATGAGTGATTTTGACAAAATCAGATGGCGTTCTCGCAGAGGCTTGTTAGAGCTAGACATCATCCTAGAGCGTTTTTTGATTAGCGAGTGGAATGGGTTAACGAAAGAAGAACAAGATATCTACGTTGAAATTCTTGAGGAACTAGATAACGATCTTCTTGACTTAATCAATGAGCGCAAAGAAAACACGAATCCGCGCTGGGACTCAATGGTGGCTAAGCTAAGAGCAGCTTAA
- a CDS encoding succinate dehydrogenase iron-sulfur subunit, which produces MRFQVYRYDPDKDDKPYLQEYDVQLEPTDRMLLDAIVRLKQQDDSIAFRRSCREGVCGSDAMNINGKNGLACITNLKEVQEPVVLRPLPGLPVIRDLIVDMTQFFKQYHSIKPYLVNNDPAPEKERLQSPEDRELLDGLYECILCACCSTSCPSFWWNPDKFVGPAGLLAAYRFIADSRDQDTNARLDNLDDPYRLFRCHTIMNCIDVCPKELSPTFAIGKIKELMVKRAV; this is translated from the coding sequence ATGCGATTCCAAGTTTACCGCTACGATCCAGATAAAGATGATAAGCCGTACCTACAAGAGTACGACGTACAGTTAGAGCCAACCGACCGTATGTTGTTAGACGCGATTGTTCGTCTAAAACAACAAGATGATTCTATTGCTTTCCGCCGCTCATGCCGTGAAGGTGTTTGTGGTTCAGATGCAATGAACATTAACGGTAAAAACGGTTTGGCATGTATTACTAACTTGAAAGAAGTGCAAGAGCCAGTTGTTTTGCGTCCATTGCCAGGCTTGCCAGTGATTCGTGACCTGATTGTCGATATGACTCAGTTCTTCAAGCAGTATCACTCAATCAAGCCATACTTGGTAAATAACGACCCTGCGCCAGAAAAAGAGCGTCTTCAGTCTCCTGAAGATCGTGAACTGCTTGATGGTTTGTACGAATGTATCTTGTGTGCGTGCTGTTCTACCTCTTGCCCATCTTTCTGGTGGAACCCAGATAAGTTTGTGGGTCCAGCAGGTCTATTGGCTGCTTATCGCTTTATTGCTGATAGCCGTGACCAAGATACAAATGCGCGTCTAGATAACCTAGATGATCCATATCGTTTGTTCCGTTGCCATACCATCATGAACTGTATTGATGTATGTCCAAAAGAACTAAGCCCAACTTTTGCGATTGGTAAAATCAAAGAGTTGATGGTTAAACGAGCTGTTTAA
- the sdhA gene encoding succinate dehydrogenase flavoprotein subunit, whose amino-acid sequence MSLPVRTFDAVIVGAGGAGMRAALQLAEAGLKVAVLSKVFPTRSHTVAAQGGIGASLGNMAEDNWHYHFFDTVKGSDWLGDQDAIEYLCREAPKVVYELEHFGMPFDRNADGTIYQRPFGGHSSNYGEKPVPRACAAADRTGHALLHTLYQRNVRANTQFFVEWMALDLIRDEEGDVVGVTALEMETGDVMILHAKTVMFATGGAGRIFAASTNAFINTGDGLGMAARAGIPLEDMEFWQFHPTGVAGAGVLITEGVRGEGGILRNVNGERFMERYAPTLKDLAPRDFVSRSMDQEIKEGRGVNGDHVLLDLTHLDPEKIIKKLPSIREIALKFANVDCLKEPIPVVPTIHYQMGGIPTNIHGQVVAPKNGNPNEVINGLYAVGECSCVSVHGANRLGTNSLLDLVVFGRAAGNHVVDFHKKNPVLKPLPKNAADFTLARLNRLESRTSGEQTQDVGLSLRKTMQAHCGVFRNQKLLEEGVTKVMEIAERVNHIAIKDKSKVFNTARVEALEMENLIEVAKATIVSAEARKESRGAHAREDFADSAAHPNGRNDEEWMKHTLWYSEGNRLEYKPVNMKPLTVDSIPPKTRSF is encoded by the coding sequence ATGTCCCTACCTGTAAGAACATTTGATGCGGTGATTGTCGGTGCGGGTGGCGCAGGTATGCGTGCTGCTTTGCAGTTGGCAGAAGCGGGTCTTAAAGTTGCTGTTTTGTCTAAGGTGTTTCCAACACGTTCACATACAGTTGCTGCTCAAGGTGGTATTGGTGCCTCTTTGGGTAACATGGCAGAAGACAACTGGCACTATCATTTCTTTGATACCGTTAAGGGTTCTGATTGGCTTGGTGACCAAGATGCAATCGAATACTTGTGCCGTGAAGCACCAAAAGTAGTTTACGAACTAGAACATTTTGGTATGCCTTTTGACCGTAACGCAGACGGTACTATTTATCAGCGTCCATTTGGCGGTCACTCTTCTAACTACGGTGAAAAGCCAGTGCCTCGCGCCTGTGCTGCGGCTGACCGTACTGGTCACGCTCTATTGCATACGCTATACCAGCGCAATGTAAGAGCAAATACTCAGTTCTTCGTTGAGTGGATGGCACTAGACCTGATTCGTGATGAAGAAGGTGATGTGGTGGGTGTGACGGCGCTAGAAATGGAAACTGGCGACGTGATGATCTTGCACGCAAAAACCGTGATGTTTGCAACGGGTGGTGCTGGTCGTATTTTTGCTGCATCAACTAACGCCTTTATCAATACGGGTGACGGCCTAGGTATGGCTGCTCGCGCTGGTATTCCTCTAGAAGATATGGAATTCTGGCAGTTCCACCCAACAGGTGTTGCTGGTGCCGGCGTACTGATTACCGAAGGTGTGCGTGGCGAAGGTGGTATTCTTCGAAACGTAAACGGTGAGCGTTTCATGGAACGCTATGCGCCTACACTGAAAGATTTGGCTCCACGTGACTTCGTTTCACGCTCAATGGACCAAGAGATTAAAGAAGGTCGTGGTGTAAATGGCGATCACGTATTGCTAGATTTAACTCACCTAGACCCAGAAAAAATCATTAAAAAACTGCCGTCTATCCGTGAGATTGCACTGAAGTTTGCCAACGTGGATTGCTTGAAAGAGCCAATCCCTGTGGTGCCAACTATTCACTATCAAATGGGTGGTATTCCTACCAACATTCATGGCCAAGTTGTTGCGCCTAAGAATGGTAATCCAAATGAAGTGATCAACGGTTTGTATGCAGTTGGTGAGTGCTCTTGTGTATCTGTACACGGTGCAAACCGCTTGGGTACTAACTCATTACTAGATTTGGTCGTGTTTGGCCGTGCAGCGGGTAACCATGTTGTGGACTTCCACAAGAAGAACCCTGTGCTTAAACCATTGCCAAAAAATGCAGCTGACTTCACCTTGGCACGTTTGAATCGCCTAGAGTCTCGTACGTCTGGTGAGCAAACTCAAGATGTTGGTCTTTCTCTTCGTAAGACGATGCAGGCACATTGCGGTGTATTCCGTAATCAGAAACTGCTAGAAGAGGGCGTGACTAAAGTAATGGAAATCGCTGAGCGAGTGAACCACATTGCGATTAAAGACAAGAGCAAGGTGTTTAACACTGCTCGTGTAGAAGCGCTAGAAATGGAAAACCTGATCGAAGTTGCTAAAGCAACCATCGTTTCAGCTGAGGCTCGTAAAGAGAGTCGCGGTGCGCATGCTCGTGAAGACTTTGCAGATTCTGCAGCTCATCCAAACGGACGTAATGACGAAGAATGGATGAAGCATACTCTGTGGTATAGCGAAGGCAACCGCCTAGAGTACAAACCAGTGAACATGAAACCACTGACTGTTGACTCTATTCCACCAAAAACCCGTTCTTTCTAA
- the sdhD gene encoding succinate dehydrogenase, hydrophobic membrane anchor protein, with amino-acid sequence MSKNRIIAGAHYGLRDWIMQRVTAVVMLAYLVAFVVILLCIPHDHEGWRSLFANHAVKVFTLITFIALLLHAWVGVRDLWMDYIKPVGLRLALHVLTILWLLASLIYSVNIIWSV; translated from the coding sequence ATGAGCAAAAATAGAATTATTGCAGGCGCCCATTACGGCCTGCGCGACTGGATTATGCAACGTGTAACCGCAGTGGTAATGCTGGCTTACTTGGTTGCTTTTGTGGTTATTTTACTTTGTATTCCTCATGATCATGAAGGTTGGAGAAGTTTGTTTGCCAACCACGCAGTAAAAGTCTTTACCTTAATTACTTTTATTGCCTTGTTGTTACATGCATGGGTAGGTGTACGTGATCTTTGGATGGATTACATCAAGCCAGTTGGCCTAAGACTAGCACTGCATGTGCTAACTATTCTTTGGTTGTTGGCTTCCCTGATTTACTCAGTAAATATCATCTGGAGTGTATAA
- the sdhC gene encoding succinate dehydrogenase, cytochrome b556 subunit, which yields MQKVRPKHLDIAKIKLPWPGKVSILHRISGVGLFLGLPFLMYLLHLSLTSGAAFEAAKSFFSNPLVKLVSLGFIWAFMHHACAGVRFLLLDMHIGLKKPTAQASAKLVMVISIALTLVIGGVVLL from the coding sequence ATGCAAAAAGTGCGACCAAAGCACCTTGATATCGCGAAAATCAAGTTGCCATGGCCAGGAAAAGTTTCCATCCTGCATCGTATTAGCGGTGTTGGTCTCTTTCTAGGTCTTCCCTTCCTTATGTATCTGTTGCATCTCTCCCTGACCTCTGGTGCCGCTTTCGAAGCAGCTAAGTCATTTTTCTCAAATCCACTCGTGAAACTGGTTTCTCTAGGTTTTATCTGGGCATTTATGCATCACGCCTGTGCGGGTGTGCGTTTCTTATTGTTAGATATGCACATCGGTTTGAAAAAGCCAACGGCACAAGCAAGCGCTAAATTAGTAATGGTAATCAGCATTGCGCTGACCTTGGTGATTGGTGGGGTGGTGTTGCTATGA
- a CDS encoding GntR family transcriptional regulator, translating into MQHQIKDVQFLPLYQQVRFQLLQKISDSVWLAGEMIPSEFALADEFTVSQGTVRKALNVLVAEGLLVRRQGVGTFVSDWPEEWGDARLVFHGAEFSSLKDRIEPELLSCSKGIATDRVAEGLGIKRNTPVINIRRAWRLSGQLVAFDEVTLDASRFDRVDARLIKQHAGKLYKLYLAEFGVRVSAATEWFMAAGSIEADWVRFTDNVPVLKVERCTTEMNATIFEWRRIWVDSRRCMYRSA; encoded by the coding sequence ATGCAGCATCAAATAAAAGACGTGCAATTTTTGCCGCTGTATCAGCAAGTTAGATTTCAATTGCTGCAAAAAATTTCGGATTCTGTTTGGCTTGCTGGAGAAATGATTCCCTCGGAGTTTGCATTGGCAGACGAGTTTACGGTGAGTCAAGGAACGGTAAGAAAAGCATTAAATGTACTGGTGGCTGAAGGGTTGCTGGTAAGGAGGCAAGGTGTTGGGACGTTTGTTTCCGACTGGCCTGAAGAGTGGGGTGATGCAAGGTTGGTTTTTCATGGGGCAGAGTTTTCTAGCCTGAAAGATCGAATTGAACCAGAGTTACTTTCTTGTTCTAAAGGCATCGCAACGGATCGAGTCGCAGAAGGGCTCGGTATAAAACGTAACACTCCTGTGATAAATATTCGTCGAGCTTGGCGGCTATCTGGGCAGTTGGTTGCATTTGATGAAGTTACATTAGATGCATCACGGTTTGATCGAGTAGATGCAAGACTGATCAAACAACACGCCGGAAAGTTATATAAGCTTTACTTAGCAGAGTTTGGTGTAAGGGTTTCTGCAGCAACCGAGTGGTTCATGGCTGCAGGCAGTATAGAGGCGGATTGGGTTCGATTTACCGATAACGTCCCTGTGCTAAAAGTGGAGCGTTGTACAACAGAAATGAATGCTACGATTTTTGAGTGGCGTCGGATCTGGGTAGACTCAAGAAGGTGCATGTACCGCAGTGCTTAG
- a CDS encoding malate dehydrogenase produces the protein MKAPVRVAVTGAAGQIGYSLLFRIASGEMLGKDQPVILQLLEVPVEKAQQALKGVMMELEDCAFPLLAGMVGTDDPNVAFKDADVALLVGARPRGPGMERKDLLQENAKIFTVQGKALNDVASRDVKVLVVGNPANTNAYIAMKSAPDLPAKNFTAMLRLDHNRALSQLAAKSGKAVAEIENMVVWGNHSPTMYADYRFATVGGESLKTLINDEEWNRTNFLPTVGKRGAAIIEARGLSSAASAANAAIDHIRDWVLGTNGKWVTMGIPSDGSYGIPEGVIYGVPVTCENGEYKRVEGLEIDEFSRDRMNHTLAELEEERAGVAHLLG, from the coding sequence ATGAAAGCACCTGTACGTGTTGCAGTGACCGGCGCAGCCGGCCAAATCGGTTATAGCTTGTTGTTCCGTATTGCTAGCGGTGAAATGCTAGGCAAAGATCAGCCAGTTATTCTTCAGCTATTAGAAGTTCCAGTTGAGAAAGCTCAACAAGCGCTTAAAGGCGTGATGATGGAACTTGAAGATTGCGCATTCCCTCTGCTAGCTGGCATGGTAGGCACTGATGATCCTAACGTAGCATTCAAAGATGCTGACGTTGCTTTGCTAGTTGGCGCACGTCCACGTGGCCCAGGCATGGAACGTAAAGACTTGCTACAAGAAAATGCAAAGATCTTTACCGTTCAAGGTAAAGCATTGAATGACGTTGCTAGCCGCGACGTTAAAGTATTGGTTGTTGGTAACCCAGCAAACACCAATGCATATATTGCAATGAAGAGCGCACCTGATCTTCCTGCTAAGAATTTCACCGCAATGTTGCGTCTTGATCACAACCGCGCATTGTCTCAATTGGCTGCAAAATCTGGTAAAGCAGTTGCAGAAATTGAAAACATGGTTGTTTGGGGTAACCATAGCCCAACCATGTACGCAGACTACCGTTTTGCGACCGTTGGCGGCGAAAGCTTGAAAACCTTGATCAATGATGAAGAGTGGAACCGCACGAACTTCTTACCTACCGTTGGTAAGCGTGGCGCAGCGATCATCGAAGCACGTGGCTTGTCTTCTGCTGCATCTGCAGCAAATGCAGCAATTGATCACATCCGTGACTGGGTACTAGGCACGAATGGTAAATGGGTTACGATGGGTATTCCTTCAGATGGCTCTTATGGCATCCCTGAAGGCGTTATCTACGGTGTTCCAGTTACTTGTGAAAACGGCGAATACAAGCGCGTTGAAGGCTTGGAAATCGACGAATTCAGCCGTGACCGCATGAACCATACACTAGCAGAACTAGAAGAAGAGCGCGCAGGCGTTGCTCACCTACTAGGTTAA
- a CDS encoding D-hexose-6-phosphate mutarotase, whose product MSLQALIESSPYFSITNEGELTLLTMNAPWGQAVISTQGAQLLSYIPADQTDLLWLSPNAKFAKGKAIRGGIPICWPWFGAHDGEEKYPAHGYARTSEWQCTQIQVFEHQAKINWTLASNPAYPPYASNMELEMTLGEDILLQVRFTHTGEIPERYGIALHSYFPVTSINQTSISGLNGKMYFDKTNSSIQKQIGDVSFSGEVDRVYKDVKGECVLNTNNQRIQISSLGFQNAIVWNPGEQLGSSMGDIGPDHWDSFACVENGNIQEHSPMLIKGEQFVGTIRIARR is encoded by the coding sequence ATGAGCCTTCAAGCCTTAATTGAGTCTTCACCTTATTTTTCCATTACGAATGAAGGTGAATTAACCCTGTTAACAATGAATGCCCCATGGGGACAAGCCGTTATTTCTACCCAAGGTGCGCAATTACTCAGTTACATACCAGCTGATCAAACAGACTTGCTTTGGCTATCTCCAAACGCCAAGTTTGCAAAAGGCAAAGCAATTCGTGGCGGCATACCGATTTGCTGGCCATGGTTCGGTGCACATGACGGCGAAGAAAAATATCCTGCACATGGCTACGCCCGTACCAGTGAATGGCAGTGCACTCAAATTCAGGTATTTGAACATCAAGCCAAAATCAACTGGACTCTTGCCTCCAACCCAGCATACCCACCCTACGCATCCAATATGGAATTAGAGATGACGCTTGGTGAGGATATCTTGCTACAAGTGCGTTTTACCCATACAGGTGAAATTCCTGAACGTTACGGCATTGCATTACACAGTTACTTTCCTGTGACTTCAATCAACCAGACAAGTATCTCTGGTTTAAATGGCAAGATGTATTTTGATAAAACCAATTCTTCTATCCAAAAGCAAATTGGCGATGTTTCTTTTAGCGGCGAAGTTGATCGTGTTTACAAAGATGTAAAAGGTGAATGTGTTTTAAACACTAATAATCAGCGTATTCAGATTAGTTCACTTGGTTTTCAGAATGCCATCGTGTGGAACCCTGGTGAACAACTTGGCAGTTCAATGGGGGATATTGGACCAGATCATTGGGATAGCTTTGCTTGTGTTGAAAATGGCAATATCCAAGAGCACTCTCCTATGCTGATAAAAGGAGAACAATTTGTTGGTACGATTAGAATCGCTCGTAGATAA
- a CDS encoding Lrp/AsnC family transcriptional regulator, translating into MNGGKMDANQLDRIDHKILEVLAKDGRISYQKLADQVCLTARPCQERVRKLEKLGVIQGYQAVIAKPDREDGLILLLQVIMDTQQNRSSFAAFEQKLAKHPAVVNAWLVGGAIDYFIRLRCKDMEAYQTICNEWLSDPKLAISRIVCAPEMQVIK; encoded by the coding sequence ATGAATGGTGGAAAGATGGATGCAAACCAATTAGACCGAATTGACCATAAGATTTTAGAAGTCTTAGCCAAAGATGGACGGATTAGTTATCAAAAGCTAGCGGATCAAGTCTGTTTAACTGCTCGGCCATGCCAAGAACGGGTGAGGAAACTAGAAAAGCTTGGTGTGATTCAAGGGTATCAAGCCGTCATCGCTAAGCCAGATCGGGAAGATGGCTTAATTTTGCTACTGCAAGTAATCATGGATACCCAGCAAAACCGATCTTCATTTGCGGCATTCGAACAAAAACTAGCAAAACATCCTGCTGTCGTTAATGCGTGGTTGGTTGGTGGTGCGATTGATTATTTCATCAGGCTTCGCTGTAAAGACATGGAAGCCTATCAGACAATCTGTAACGAGTGGCTATCCGATCCGAAATTGGCGATTAGTCGCATTGTATGCGCACCAGAAATGCAAGTGATCAAATAG
- the ctlX gene encoding citrulline utilization hydrolase CtlX translates to MQTTSDILMIRPANFSCNVETASSNAFQRKTQMDVMPEVAAMKEFDAYAAKLVDAGIHVHLVDDTPHPVKPDACFPNNWFTTHSDGTVVLYPMAASNRRLERRMDIIEGLARHFEIEQVVDLSLFEREGKFHEGTGVMVFDHAQDLAFICRSLRSHPHVMERLNQTLGTKAYWFDAVDKNNQAIYHTNVMMSVGKTIAVVCMEAIKNPHQQAFIRQRLVSENRVLIDITYEQMQQFCGNVLALHNRAHEPVLALSERAWHAFNTHQKKLIEKQAQPVIANLETIETLGGGGARCMIAEIFLPKRNSSALSTQQVEEDIIC, encoded by the coding sequence ATGCAAACCACTTCTGACATCCTCATGATTAGACCTGCGAATTTCTCCTGCAATGTTGAAACCGCTTCGAGTAACGCATTTCAACGTAAAACACAGATGGATGTCATGCCAGAAGTCGCTGCGATGAAGGAATTCGACGCATATGCAGCAAAGTTAGTTGATGCAGGTATTCATGTGCATCTTGTGGATGACACTCCGCACCCAGTTAAACCAGATGCATGCTTCCCTAACAATTGGTTCACCACCCATTCTGATGGAACAGTCGTTTTATATCCGATGGCAGCGAGTAATAGGCGACTGGAACGCCGCATGGACATTATTGAAGGATTAGCAAGACATTTTGAAATTGAACAAGTTGTAGATTTAAGCCTATTTGAGCGAGAAGGAAAATTTCATGAAGGCACTGGGGTTATGGTGTTTGATCATGCACAGGATTTGGCTTTCATTTGCAGATCCTTACGATCACATCCCCATGTAATGGAACGTCTAAACCAAACGCTAGGCACAAAAGCGTATTGGTTTGATGCGGTAGACAAAAATAATCAGGCCATCTACCACACCAATGTAATGATGTCTGTCGGCAAAACGATTGCGGTTGTCTGTATGGAGGCCATCAAAAACCCACATCAACAAGCATTTATTCGACAGCGTTTAGTCTCTGAAAATAGAGTACTCATCGACATCACGTATGAGCAAATGCAGCAATTCTGTGGCAATGTTTTAGCGTTGCACAATCGAGCACACGAACCAGTTCTTGCGCTATCAGAACGCGCTTGGCACGCATTTAACACTCATCAAAAGAAATTAATTGAGAAACAAGCCCAACCAGTGATCGCCAATTTAGAAACTATTGAGACTCTTGGTGGTGGCGGGGCTAGATGCATGATTGCAGAAATTTTCCTACCTAAACGAAACTCATCAGCACTTAGCACCCAGCAAGTTGAAGAGGACATTATATGTTAA
- the astA gene encoding arginine N-succinyltransferase, with product MLIRPVAIKDLDGLIALANEAGTGLTSLQPNREQLKARIERSIQTFRQTAEQADQGYLFVLADSNDEPVGVCGIEVALGLSTPWYNYRVGTVSHMSASLGVAQHVPTLFLSNDHTGHSELCTLFLAPAARGNQNGQLLSKSRLLFINVFREAFGQKVVAEMRGVSDENGLSPFWESLGKHFFSMEFAKADYLSGVGDKQFIAELMPKFPIYTSLLSEDAQAVIGKVHQNTAPARKMLEAEGLQYQGYIDIFDGGATLEAYIDDLRIIKESTNETAKPILEAETNTAELPHISYLVANQQLPNFRCILKRASSTAEASHLTDREFHLLNVDSKDTLHIVPLSPNIP from the coding sequence ATGTTAATTCGCCCTGTAGCAATAAAAGATCTTGATGGCTTAATTGCGCTAGCGAATGAGGCAGGCACGGGCTTAACGTCCCTGCAACCCAATAGAGAGCAATTGAAAGCGCGGATTGAGCGGAGCATTCAGACCTTTCGACAAACAGCAGAACAAGCTGATCAAGGCTATCTTTTTGTTTTAGCTGATAGTAATGACGAACCGGTTGGGGTATGCGGGATTGAAGTAGCACTTGGGCTATCCACACCGTGGTACAACTATCGCGTTGGCACGGTAAGCCACATGTCCGCAAGCTTGGGCGTGGCACAGCATGTACCTACTTTATTTTTATCAAATGACCATACAGGGCATAGCGAACTATGTACCTTATTTTTAGCGCCGGCAGCAAGAGGCAATCAGAATGGGCAGTTACTCTCGAAATCTCGGTTGCTATTTATAAACGTGTTTCGTGAGGCGTTTGGCCAGAAAGTCGTAGCAGAAATGCGGGGCGTATCCGATGAAAATGGGCTATCTCCTTTTTGGGAAAGCCTTGGAAAACATTTCTTTTCAATGGAGTTCGCAAAAGCGGATTATCTATCAGGCGTGGGGGACAAACAATTTATCGCAGAGTTAATGCCGAAATTTCCGATCTACACGAGTTTACTTTCTGAAGACGCTCAGGCCGTCATCGGCAAAGTACATCAAAACACTGCACCCGCAAGGAAAATGCTGGAAGCAGAAGGATTGCAGTACCAAGGATATATCGACATTTTCGATGGGGGAGCCACACTCGAAGCATACATAGATGACTTGCGAATCATCAAAGAATCGACGAATGAAACAGCAAAGCCGATACTTGAAGCAGAAACAAACACGGCAGAGCTGCCACATATTAGCTACTTGGTGGCCAACCAACAATTACCAAACTTTCGATGCATTCTGAAAAGAGCCTCCTCCACAGCGGAGGCTAGTCATTTAACGGATAGAGAGTTTCATTTATTAAACGTAGACAGCAAAGACACGCTGCATATTGTGCCTTTATCTCCCAACATCCCGTAA